In the genome of Hyphobacterium sp. CCMP332, one region contains:
- the pheS gene encoding phenylalanine--tRNA ligase subunit alpha has protein sequence MNKDLERLEKEIDEQRISDSEELEIFRLKYLSKKGLVSTYLEKLKEIPKEEKRAFGQKINTIKNKAKDKFNSLKEELEMGGNTKSKIDFDFSLPTYTHEVGSRHPVNIVKNQMVKIFERIGFNLSYGPEIEDDWHNFTALNFPPDHPAREMQDTFFLKKNPDIALRTHTSSVQVRVMENQQPPIRTISPGRVYRNEAISARAHCMFHQVEGLYINKNVSFKDLKQTLYYFAREFFGENTEIRFRPSYFPFTEPSAEMDISCFICGGKGCKICKQSGWVEIGGAGMVDPNVLENCKIDPDVYSGYAFGMGVERIVMLKYQIDDIRLLTENDVRLLRQFKSVL, from the coding sequence ATGAATAAGGATCTCGAAAGACTGGAAAAAGAAATTGACGAGCAAAGGATAAGTGATTCTGAAGAATTGGAGATATTTCGCCTTAAATATCTTAGTAAAAAAGGCCTGGTTTCTACTTATCTCGAAAAGCTTAAGGAAATACCTAAGGAGGAGAAACGAGCATTTGGTCAAAAAATAAATACCATTAAAAATAAGGCCAAAGACAAATTTAACAGTCTCAAAGAAGAACTGGAGATGGGTGGAAATACTAAATCAAAAATTGATTTTGACTTTAGCCTCCCAACCTATACCCATGAAGTAGGAAGCCGTCACCCTGTGAATATTGTTAAAAATCAAATGGTAAAGATTTTTGAAAGAATTGGCTTTAATCTTAGTTATGGCCCGGAGATAGAAGATGATTGGCATAATTTCACTGCCCTAAACTTCCCACCCGATCACCCCGCAAGAGAAATGCAGGATACGTTTTTTCTGAAAAAAAATCCGGATATCGCTTTGAGAACACATACATCTTCCGTACAGGTGCGTGTGATGGAAAATCAACAACCGCCGATAAGGACCATTTCACCTGGCAGAGTTTATAGAAATGAAGCTATATCTGCAAGGGCGCATTGCATGTTTCACCAAGTGGAAGGGCTGTATATCAATAAAAATGTAAGTTTTAAAGACCTCAAGCAAACCCTCTATTATTTTGCCAGAGAGTTCTTTGGAGAAAATACGGAAATCAGATTTCGGCCATCGTATTTCCCATTTACTGAACCAAGTGCTGAAATGGACATTTCCTGTTTTATCTGTGGTGGTAAAGGGTGTAAAATATGCAAGCAAAGTGGATGGGTAGAAATAGGTGGAGCAGGGATGGTAGATCCAAATGTGCTTGAAAATTGTAAGATTGACCCGGATGTGTATTCCGGATATGCTTTTGGAATGGGGGTAGAAAGAATTGTGATGTTAAAATATCAAATTGATGATATTCGTTTACTTACAGAAAACGATGTAAGGCTTTTACGTCAGTTTAAAAGTGTGCTCTGA